Below is a genomic region from Henckelia pumila isolate YLH828 chromosome 3, ASM3356847v2, whole genome shotgun sequence.
CCATTATGTTGAGGTGTCTTTGAGCAAACGAACTCAAGTGATATGTCTTTATTCTCACACAAAGATGAAGAtaaaaatttctcaaattccTTACCATGATTGGTCCTGATCCTTCCAAACTTCAAGTTATGCAGGTTAGTAATCTTTGTGAGTAaattcttaaaaacatcaaacaTATCCGACTTCTTTCTAATGAATCTTACCCATGTAAAATGTGTGAAGTCGTCAACACACACAAAAGAGTACTTCTTACCTCCATAGCTAGCTTTCCAATTCTATAAGACCCATTAAATTCGTATGAAAAAGTTCAAGACACCATGTTGTCCCAAAGTGTTGTAACACGGGGCGTAACACGCAAGTTTTCTTACTTTTTGGCTtgcaccacaaacatatggaacTCCAGAATTCAAAATAGGCATACCTTGGACAACTTCATAATTACACTGATTTTTCAGTGTTTTCAACTTTGCATGACACAACTTTTCATGCCTTAAATCAAGGTCATACAACTTTGTGTGTTTGTGGGCAAGTtcttctccaagttgataacaaTTGCCTTCTGATCTTATACTTATCAAAACACACAtgttagcattatcaaaaacttcacaagtatttttatcaaacttgACAATAAAATAATCATCACACAATTGAATAATGGAAATCAAGTTTGAGTTTAATCCCTCGAGATGTAGCACAATAAGAAGCTTTGGGAGTCCTTCCATATTCAGTGTGTCTTTGCCGACAAGCCTTACTTTTGCACCATCTCCATAAGTCACTTTACCACTTCTTTGTTCAATATAGTCCATGAGATGTTCTTTCGAACCTGTCATGTGACGTGATCTTCCACTATTGAAGTACTagtgacctgcagtgttagttttcaaggaagtataaacaacaaaacactgaaaatcaaacTTTAGTACCCAAATTTCTTTGTTGTGGGTCTGTTTTTGTTGACGATGTTGCTCCTGGTATTGTGCAACATGGGGGGAAACATCAGCTTTGACTCCCAATACATGCAGTCATGCCTGAGCTTGAAACAAAAAGACCTGATGTGACCAGGTTTGAAATAGTAATGACACACAAATGAGCGCTTCCATTTCTTTGGCTTTTGAGTAAGAACCCGCTCTTTTGATAGAGAATTCTTGATCGTTGGATCTACAGTGGGTTTTGATGATTctccaacttcaaacactttTTTTTTCTAACTCTAGACCAATCTTACCATCTTTACCCATTATAAAATCAAGCTTGGATGTACTTGAATTAAATTCAACAAGTGTTAGAGTTGCTTTTTCAAGCTCCCCCTTATCCTTGCAGAATTcatgatttttcttatttagAATCACTTCAAACTTGGCCATGGCAGACTTCAAATCAGAATGTTCTTTAGAGAGAGTTATGTTCAACTTTTTCCATTTGATCCAATCAGCATACAAATCCTCATAAAGTTTCTGCACACACTCCAGAGTTATATCATCATTGATAGATTACTGATAACCAGAATTACCAAGAGTAGATGTATTCAAACAAACTGATTTTTCACTGGTGTTGCGGCCTGGTGTTGCAATATCGGAGGCAACACCCATTGGGTTTACTTGAAAACACCTCTTTTCTTTTAACAATGCAGTCAAGGAGGTATGATCTTCTTCATCATTCTGTTCTTGATCTCTGTCAGAGTCATCATCACTCAAGAAAACAAGCATACCTCTGTGGAGTCGATTTGCACATTCAATTGCATGGAGTCCATATCCATTGCATTCCCTGTATTGTACATAATCAAAATTCTTGGTACTAAATTGATTATTAACAACATACCTTGTTTGAGTCAGTCCTCGAGTAGGTGACACCCTCAACAGATTTTTAGGAGCAGGAAAATTAGGGTTCTCAGATTGTTGTCTAACTTTTGTTTGTTTCTTctcttcaaataattttcaaaattctggGTGATCAAGAAAATTGAATCTTCAAATAAATCTGACTTATTGACTTTCGGTGGTCGGAGTGTGACGTCAGCAACCGACAAGTCCATGATAAAcctgcaaaacaaaaataaccagaatatctCTTAGTAAGAGTCAAGAgttggctctgatgccacttgatAGGTATAATTGCGGTTTATCTTAAATTTGTGTAGAGATCGTGTTGTTcatggtgttacaacaccagaTACAACATGcaacataaataataaaaaatgaataattaacaaaataaataacacaagtaaaaactcgtgcgggtgccttagggctaaatatcactagaaaagtGTAGATCAGTATTACAAAGTAATATtagtgattttatgaaaaaaaacattaaatactaaatttctcaatacgttgagaaatcaaacttgcatcctaaataatcagaatataaaaaaaacagatgcaactcccgtaagCCTAAATTGAAGAACATAAAAAATCGTCAAACAATTATGCACTAAGTGTTGTCTCCGATGTCTTCAACACAAAAGGCAACACGGGGACAACAACAACGATGGCTGCAAAACTTCTTCAGAATCTTCGAATTCTTCTGCgtgatttttatctgaaagcTCTCTGTATTCTCCTCTGAAGTTCACGTTTGTTTGTGCGCAGAAATTCTTTACTTGTAGATGAAAGTCCAAGCATGGAAAAGATTTCCTTGTAGATTTCTACACAAATAAGGAAATAAGTCTTTGTTAGGAATAAGACTCTTGataatatcttgataatatatgatacacaataatttcttatcaacataataattaatataggtAAATATCTATATCAAGATTTTCGataataacataaatatttaacctatcatatcaaatcttttgtctagaaggcaaaattcaaataatattatattcatgCTTAAGACAAAGATTATCAAGGAATTAATATTCTTTTCATATTTTAAACTAAATAATAAATCATTTACCACTAAACCATTGTTTTTGGAGGCTCATTGTAGTGTAAATATTCGcaaaagaatttaaaatttttggatcaTCGTCCCTTTCAGCCCATCATTGTAGAAATTGTCGCCCTTTGAAACCACAAAATCTATTTCTAATTCTTCTCCAATTCTCCCCATTTGCACAATCAtccaataaaaatacaaaatggGTCGTCCAAAAATATATCGATCCAAGTCTCTTAAAAACATATGAAAAAGAAATTGTATTTTgatcatattaaattttaaaaaatgaaatgaaaCTGAGATCTGGAAAGAAGCTTCAGATTGTTTGAAACTTCCATTTCTCCCCCAATCTCCAACCACCAAATCAGAGAGTCCCGTCGCAACGTTCTATTCGAATCTCTGTAACTCGGCTGAAATCTCGGGCAAAAACAAACTAAAAAAGCCAGCATTTCGTTCCAAAATAAATCTCACAACTCCTCTTTTATTcacatttaattaattcaacaactTACATTCCAATATGGTCTCCGGTTTGTTTTCGTCAGAGTTAGAGCATGATTGACAACAATGATGCGAGTGAAAACATTCCATTAAGCATATACTCCGGCCATCATAAcaataattttgatttacaGAATTAcctaatttcaaaattaaattttcatgaATATAGAGTATATAATTCATGGAAATCAGAAAAAAGGACAGAAGAGTAAGTATTCTGCATATACATCTAGGTGAAGAGGAATCGAAATAGTAACAACAAACTAATAAATTCATATTCTACCAAAAAACATTGTTAAAGTAGAGGAAGCCACACCAAGAACAATCGTAATCAACATTCAGTGATTCAAACATTAACAAAATGAAAAAACCAAAAAACCATGTCAGGATTTAGAAAATTGCATAAACTACCAGGATTCCTTTTTCGAAATCCTACTTTCCTGAACCCACCGAAGTTTATTTTCTATGGTCAAACCAAGAGCAGGCCAAAGGGATCTGCAATACACACCATTCATAAAAACCGACCATGTCGCAAGACTCACCAAAACATAATAGATCCTAAAGCCAAAtggaaacacacacacacacccacAGGCCACAAACCAACCAGAAAATAagaaatcaactcaatcacACAAAAATAACCTCAGGTAGCTACAGTTTCTCACATGTGTAGGACACGACAAGAAATAATCCAGCCTCGGATTCGTCTGTGTCATAGTTGTGTACACATGTGATTTCATGCTCAAGACTTACAATTTCAGAGATTGGATTTAGGGATTTTTCTCTTAGATAGATGTAGGGAGGCGAACATCTTTCCAATGTTGTACGGTGATGCGATGCTCAAGGAACAGGAGAAATCCTCTCCCAAGTAGAATTCTTCTCCCAAAGAAACGGAGCCATGATGGCCACAACGAGCGTCCGAGAAAGAAACAGGCTTAGGTTCAAATTTCTTCGAGATGTTAATATCCATAGGTAGATTAGGCCAAATACTACCCAAATCAGTGGTCAATTTAAGATTTTGCAGCGGCCACGACCTCAAATCAGGGCGGCGGAGTGGCGGTTAGGGTTGGGAAGATATTGGGATCGATCGGATCGAGCGAGTGGGAGAGTGATATTTCTTTAGCGCAAACAAgcgtatatatttttattttcagaataatatattttaaaaaaattaaagacaaTAGTTTTGTCGTAGCTCCCAAAAAAACCCCTCAtagaaaacattttttaaaaagtgctgTCTTTGATGAGAAAAAAATGCTCAAAAAGACAACCGTTTTAGTAAAAACTGCTGTTAAATGAGAAAAAACAACAGTTTTAtgaaaaaatgttgtcttttgaGTGTTGttgttttgagttttttttgtagtgaaatCATAAATTGaacaaagaaaataacaaagaaaaaaataacaaattctCATATGTGTAGCATGTCCCTTTCTCACGGTTATATGCACTCAAAACCCATTAGCTTAGCGCACAAAATCTTCTAGATACTTGGGTGGTCCCTTAATACAGTTACTTGTGTGTGTGAATGAGGTGCGTGTGCGAGTTTGTTGTATGTGCATCTTCTAGAAAATTCGTATCATTACTCCCACCTAAAATAGGAACCTTGACCTCAAGGTTCGTGATATCTGCTGGTAGTGAATCCAAGTCCTCCCAAGTAGAATCTTCCCTTGGTAATCCTTCCCATTGGATTAACAGTTGTGTAGTTGGGTGACCATTCTTCACAATTTCACGTGAGCCCAAAACTTGTTGAGGAATGAAGACTAGATTTGAAGCATCAAAAAGAATAGGCAGAGGTTGTGGAGGGATATTGGAATCCCCTACAAATATCTTGAGTAAATAAACATGGAACACCGGATGGATTTTGGCATTTTAAAGAAGCAGCAACTTGTAGGCTACTGGACCAATTCGCTCAACTATCGGGAAAGGCCCATAAAATCTTTTTCTTAGCTTATGTGATAGAGAACCTTGGGCAGATACTTTCTTGTGAGGTTTCAAATGCACCCAAACCAAATCTCCAACTTTAAACACCACATCAGTGCGATGTTTGTTAGCTAGATTCTTCATTTGATTACAAGTTCTTTCCAAATTTAAATGTAGCAGCTGTAAAATCTCATCCTGCTAATGAAGTTTTTGATCTACCGCAGCATTGGAAGTGGAGTCAGAAATATAACGTGATATAGTTGATGGAGGTCGACCATACACTATTTCAAAGGGTGTCATCCCGGTAGAAGTGTGAAAGGCTGAATTATACCAAAACTCGGCCCATGCCAAAAATCGAGTCCAAGTTTGAGGCTGCTCCATAGTAAAACTTTTTAAATACATTTCTAGACTCCGATTCACTACCTTAGTTTGTCCATCGGTTTGAGGGTGCTAAGCTGTGCTCATAGATAATTTAGTGCCCTGCAACCGAAATATTTCCTTCCAAAAGGAACTGATAAAAGTGCaatctctatcactaactatcgAACGCAGAAGTCCACGAAGTCAAATAATTTCATTCACAAAAAGCGTAGCTACCATCGAACTGGTAAAATGCGTGACTAGAGGAAGGAAGTGTGCATACTTGGACAGCTTATCAACAAACACCAGAATGACGGATTTACCGCCTGATATTGGAAGCCCCACAATGAAATCCAAATAAATATCTTCCCAGATTCGATCTGGAATGGGCAATTGTTGTAAGAGACCAGCCGGAGCCAGATTACTTGTATTACCTTGTTGGCAAATAAGGAATTGAGCCACAAAAGAGCGTACATCTGCTCGCATATgcttaaaaaaaaatggaagcTAGACAATGAAAAGTGCGGTGGAACCCGGCATGCCCACTTGCACCGATGCATGCAATTCTTCAAGAAACTTATGTTTTAATGGTCCGATGTTAGGGATgaccataaaattttaaaaatacaaaaaatcacATCGAATAGAAAATTGACTGTAAGCTTGATTTTGGGCAGTAACATGATTGCGCAGCTCCAATAATTCTGGATCAGAATTTTTAGCATCACGAACTTCTTGAAGAAAATCAAATTGTGAAAAGGAAAGTGTCATACCACAATAATGGACACGAGAAAGTGCATCAGCAACAATGTTCTCATGACCGGGATGATATCTGATGTCAAAAATGAAATCCAATTAATTTAGAAAACCAAAATTGTTGCTCCTGTGTATGGATTGTTTGAGAAACTAATTCTTGGATACTTTTTTGATCTGTGATAATAAAAAACTTGTGTCCCAGCAAATAGTGGTGCCATTTTTTAATTGCTTGAGTGATATCATACATTTCTCTGTGATACGTCGAGGCCCTTTGCATGCGGGAAGATAGTTTTTGGCTGAAAAAAACAATAGGGTGCCATTTTTGACATAACACTGAACCCACACCAGTTCGCGAAGCATCATCTTTCAACATAAATTGAATAGAAAAATCAGTTAGAGATAAAACCAAAGCCGATGTCATAGCCTCTTTGACTACGCAAAAAGCTGCCTCTGCGGTTGAAGACCAAGTAAAAGAATCCTTTTTGAGAAGGTCTATTAAAGGACTTGCGATAGAAACATAGCCCTTGATAAATCATCGATAGAGTCCCGTAAGGCCTAGAAAGCCCCTAAGTGCTTTTAAAGATTTGGCACAGGCCACTCGAGCATTGCATGGACTTTAGACATATCCATTTGAATGCCCTTAATTGATAAGAAATGGCCCATATATTCAATACTTTGACGCCCAAATTGGAAATTAGATCTTTTAGAAACAAAatggttgaaaggaatattattccttgaatatttcggccttgatataattgatattatgtgatttttctttCTAGACAAGTTATAATATTTGTTAAATATCCTATGTATATTTCGAATatcttataaaatatatttgccatgatcaaatttatcttgataAGGTAGATAATCGATATATTATGAGTGGATaattatcaagatatgatttgataGAGTTTGATTCCTACTTTAACATCTTTCCTTATTCATGTAGAGCTCTATCTAAGGAAACCTTTAGTCTTGGAGTCCAATCTTCCAATTTATAGAAGAAGTGTTTTACGCACAAGAAAGTAACGGCTTCAGACGATAATTCTGTGTGTAACCATTGAAAAATTCCattaaagaatttgaagaattctgaagcaaggtttttGCAACCCTCGTTGTTGCTTGTCCCAATGTTGCCGTTcatgttgaagacatcagatacaacactgtgggaaatttgttgttgaagatcttttctgtatcttcaaatttaggctacgggagttgcatctgtTATATTTACTCTGATttgtttaggatgcaagtttaatttctcaatttgttgagaaatttaggatttattgactttttttaaaatcactaggattactttgtaaaactgatcttacgtttactaatGATATTTGGCCCTAAGGCCctcgcacgagtttttatactcgtgcaaaatttattatttgtgttttatttatgctttaaatttctgctgcactgtgttgtctttggTGTTACAACATGAAGTACAACACTgcctattttacataacaaaccacgtacaccgtttGTTTcacgtggtatcagagccaccacttgactttactaagtgagttccTGGTTTTTGTTACAGGTTTGTTATGGATACTCCGTACACTACATCAATTTGTCCACCTATTTTAGATGGGACAAATTATGGCCCttggaaattgaagatgagcatGTACATTCAAACCATTGATTCCAGGGCCGGGCAACGTGTTCTTGATGTTTGGACACCTCCTATGAGAGATGATGATATACCCGGACCAAAGCCAAGAGCACAATGGACAGCTGATGAAAATACTGCGGCTATTTATAATGCAAAAGCTCTTAATGCTATGTTCACTTCAGTTGATATGAATatgtttaatctaattggtactTGTACTTGTGCAAGAGATGCATGGGAGAAACTAAAAACCCACTGTGAAGGCTTGACAAGTGTTAAGAAAACAAGGATGCGTctcataacttcaaaatttgagaaaatgagAATCGAAGAATCAGAGACCATCATGGAATATAATGGAAGATTGAAGAGTCTTGCAAATGAAGCATCTGTTCTTGGTGATCTTATTTCGAACGAGAGACTTGTGTCCAAAGTGCTTCGTTCTTTTCTCAAAAGATTTCACACCAAAGTTTGTGCTATAGATGAATCCAAAGATACATCTATAGtgggtttggatgagttaaTAAGTTCTCTTCGCACATATGATATGGATATGTAAGCCGGAGATGACTCCAAAGGTAAATCTATTGCGTTTCAAGTATCTAATgatgtttaaaattatttttctgaaTTTAAACAGGAATTAAAGCGATCTGATCTTGAAGAAAACTCTATTGACTTGATTTCGAAGAAGTTCACTGATATCTCAAGGCAATGAAAGAAAATAAGGACGTGAAAAGTGCACAACCTTCGAAATTTCCTAAACTGCCTACTTCAGATAAGCCTCAAAAGCCAGATAATACTAGAGGATCTAgccaaaggtatgaaggtaagTTTCAGTCTTcaagtaaaaattttgataatgttcaatgcagGAAATGTAAGGGATATTGACACTATGCATATGAGTGTGTCAATCTCCTTCGTAAAGGTATGAATGTTTCTCTGAGTGATGAAGAttctgaagaagaaaaagaaaaggttGAACAGACAGATCTCATATCTCTTACTGCTTTGCTGgaaagtaagaaaaattttcagattaatCCACTTGGTGTTtgctccggtgttgcaacacctggaCGCAACACAGTTCAAAAATCTGTTTGCTTTGTTGCTTTTAACCTTGATAATTCCAGTGATCATGAAGAATAGGTAGCTGACGCTTACACTCTGGAAGGTATACAGAAACTCTATGAGGGGTTTTACTGTGATTGGATCAAGAGGAATCAGTTGAACACAACCCTCACAAAAGAGAATACTGAATTGAAAGCTGCTACGGCTAGACTGGAGCTTCTCATGAGTAAGAAAGATCTGGAATTAGGATTGCTGAATTTGGAACTTGAAAGAGCAAAAGCAacacttgataaatttaattccagTTCAAGAAAACTTGATTCTCTTTTGACTATGGGTAAGAATGATAAGTTTGGTCTTGATTTTAAAGAAAATGTTTTTGAAATTGGTGAATCTTCCAAAACAccagtgtttgtgaaggaaggtaGTGATTCCTTGAACCATCTTTCAACTGCTTCTAAAGGTAAGAAACCCATTGTTGATAAAAATGTTTCTGTCCCAAAGCCAAAAAAATGGAAGCGTTCTTCTGTATGTCATTATTGTCTCAAACCTGGTCACATCAGGCCTTTCTGTCGTAAACTTAAGAATGACTATATTTTGTGGGAATCTAAACAAGTGTTGCCCCTCGTGTTGCACAACACCAAGCGCAACACTGGCAGAAAAGGACCCACTGTGAAGAACATTTGGGTACAGAAGTCTGATGTTaaaagttttgttatttatacttccttaaaagctaacactgcaggtaATTGGTACTTAGATAGTGAAAGCTCTCGGTACATGACAGgtttgaaagatcacctcacgGACTACATCGAACAAAATGGAGGTAGAGTGACTTATGGAGGTAGTGCAAAAGGAAGAattgttggaaaaaaaaaactcaatgtggaagggtttccaaagcttcataacgtcttacacgttgaaggacttaatgcaaatttaatttcaattagtcaactgtgtgatgatgacttgcatgtgaagtttgataagaatacttgtgaagtttttgataatgctaatcgTTGTGTTATGACAGATGCAAGATCAGTTGATAATTGCTACCAACTTGGTGAGGAATTGACATGTAGACATTCAAAGGTTGATGAGTTTAGTCTATGGTACCAAAAGCTtggacatgtgaatttcaagactTTAAAGAACTTTAGTAAGTATGAAGCTGTCAGAGGTCTTCCAAATCTAAATTCTGGAGTTCCATATATTTGTGGTGCATgtcaaaaaggtaagcaaacccgTGTTTCACAccccgtgttacaacactgCGGGACAATATGGTTTCTTGAACTTTTGCATATGGATTTGATGGGTCCTATGGAAGTTGAAAGTTATGGAGGTAAGAAGTATTCTttggtatgtgttgatgatttttctcgatTTACATGTGTAAGATTTCTTAGAGAAAAGTCAGATACTTTTGATTTTTTCAATAAACTGTTCAACAAGATTACTAATCTTCATGCTTTGACTGTTTCCACGATTAGAACTGATcatggaaaggaatttgagaactcatctttttcttctttttgtgATAAGAAGGGCATCTCACAAGAGTTCTCCGCtccaaaaactcctcaacagaaCGGAATTTCCGAAAGGAAGAATATGATATTGTaggagatggctagggtgatgatgagctcaaaaaatatctccaagagattttgggcagaagcattgAACACAACTTGCCATATTTCTAATCGTGTCTATTTGAGAAATGGTTCTTCGATGACTTCCTATGAAATCCTCATGGAAAAGAGGCCAAAtctaaattattttcatatttttggctGTGTGtgctatgttttgaatgatagaaatcacctagaaaaatttgattccaaaagtGTTAAGTATTTGTTCATTGGTTATTCTACTAATAGTCGTGCATAGAGGATGCATGTATAACCATAGGACCAGAACaattatggaatctattaatgttgtttttgatgatggtgcagatctcaaaggaaaAACTGCTGAAGATGATATTGAAGGCTTGCTGGAAATTCCTCTCGAAGAACACAGTGTTGTTCCGGATGTTACAATACCAAACACAACACTGGTTCTCCCAGAAACTGTTCATGAAGAaaattctcaaaataatgagGAAACTGAGGTATCTACTGAAAAAGACATTCCAAGCAAGATACAAAAGAATCATCTATCATCACAGATCATTGGAGATGTTCATGGAACAAGGCAAACCCGACCTAAGGACAAAGTTGACTACCGTAAGATGGTTGcgttagtatgcatgagttccgtATACTCACAGATAATGCATTTTTGTTTTGTCTCCAATATTGTACCTAAGAAtgtcaatgatgctttgaatgatgaattttgggtaaatgccatgcatgaagaacttgaACATTTTGTCCAAAATGTTGTTTGGTTTTTAGTTCCACctcctgatcatggtaatgtcattggtacaaaatggattttcaaaaataaaaccgatgaatcaggaaacatccttaggaacaaagcaaggttggttgctcaaggTTATACGcaggttgagggggttgattttgatgagaccttcaCTCCTcttgcccgcattgagtcagtccgactattgctagcaattgcatgtcatatgggtataaaactttaccaaatggatgtgaaaagtGAATTTTTGAATGGTATTTTAAATAAGGAAGTGTATGTGAATCAACCCAAAGGCTTTGAGGATCCACACcacttggatcatgtttacaagttgaagaaggcactctatggcttgaagcaagctCCATAAGCTtggtatggtaggttgaccgagtatttgcttgaaattggcttcaaacgaggtgaggttgacaaaatcctttttattcaaaaggccaaaggtgaaattcttatttgtcaagtttatgtggatgacattatctttggtgctttttctcaaaagcatgttgatagttttgttggatgcatgtcttctacgtttgaaatgagcatggtaggagaaTTAACTTACTTCCTTGGATTGAAATTTAAGCAATCAAGTAATAGTATTTTTCTGCGTCAAATtaagtatgcaaagaatttggtgaaaaagttttgcaaagagaatgttaagaacatgaaaactccaATGGGCTTGAGTGAAAAATTGGGAAAAGATAGTGTTGCGGCTGGTgttgagaattttgaaatatgtttcgggtacattggatttgggattgtggtatacaagggaaaccaacactaatattgtaggttttagtgatgctgattgggctggtgatgtTAAAGATAGAAAGAGCACTACAGGTAGGT
It encodes:
- the LOC140889423 gene encoding uncharacterized protein; protein product: MKFVMDTPYTTSICPPILDGTNYGPWKLKMSMYIQTIDSRAGQRVLDVWTPPMRDDDIPGPKPRAQWTADENTAAIYNAKALNAMFTSVDMNMFNLIGTCTCARDAWEKLKTHCEGLTSVKKTRMRLITSKFEKMRIEESETIMEYNGRLKSLANEASVLGDLISNERLVSKVLRSFLKRFHTKVCAIDESKDTSIVGLDELISSLRTYDMDM